The following proteins come from a genomic window of Paenibacillus spongiae:
- a CDS encoding YqzG/YhdC family protein, with translation MKIGIRALVLFVLFSYGLGVSGANVVIAEPDYAKWGRIAMQETAKRYRADIVDYKHLGRKTDRPGIVSESFKLILNSGTRQFGIKVQIWFEQESERITQIQFTEEGKPSGSAGSRYRII, from the coding sequence GTGAAAATCGGAATTAGAGCGCTCGTTCTCTTCGTTCTATTCAGTTATGGCCTTGGAGTATCAGGCGCGAATGTGGTTATAGCAGAGCCTGATTACGCCAAGTGGGGAAGAATTGCCATGCAGGAGACGGCCAAGCGATACCGGGCCGACATCGTCGACTACAAGCATCTGGGCAGAAAAACGGATCGTCCCGGGATCGTCTCCGAATCTTTCAAGCTGATTCTTAATAGCGGCACGCGCCAGTTCGGAATTAAAGTTCAGATTTGGTTCGAGCAGGAATCCGAGCGCATCACGCAAATTCAATTTACCGAGGAAGGCAAGCCGTCCGGCTCTGCAGGATCGCGGTACAGAATCATTTGA
- a CDS encoding heavy metal-binding domain-containing protein, translated as MIFTTTPTIEGRPVLDYLGVVTGEAIMGANIVRDIFASITDIVGGRSGAYEMKLKEARDVAFNEMGGQAARMGANAIVGIDVDYEVVREGMLMVAVSGTAVRI; from the coding sequence ATGATATTTACAACAACACCTACGATTGAAGGAAGACCGGTTCTGGACTATCTTGGCGTCGTTACCGGGGAAGCGATTATGGGGGCGAACATCGTCCGGGATATTTTCGCATCGATTACCGATATCGTGGGCGGACGATCTGGCGCCTATGAGATGAAACTGAAGGAAGCCAGAGACGTTGCTTTTAATGAAATGGGCGGTCAGGCGGCGCGAATGGGCGCCAACGCTATTGTAGGCATCGATGTGGATTATGAGGTTGTCCGCGAGGGGATGCTCATGGTAGCGGTTAGCGGAACGGCCGTCCGCATCTAG
- a CDS encoding DUF7408 domain-containing protein, with the protein MLSFRRTTTYVALLVCLLTIWALPIAGMPTGRVYAESNGAKKGIDMQASVGYQGVVKEGRWFPVFFTLTNQTANDISGELVMSVRSQWSGQMINYAVKAQLPKDTPIQLSIALPGMPLAKNNHHIRFYEGSSETGKQIALTGTQSYLTNTMTSNNTIGVLARDPDTLNFMPTLNQRGYNIQVLPIEPNELPEDAQMLDALDMLVLNDVSSDSWSQAQVEAITKWVKRGGTLIAAGGAGFSKTAGPLAELIPVTANGTRTITSTAGLAAASGKPLKLSSPLTVSDGTAKEGSQILLEEEGVPLAVKWPVGTGEVMYVAFDPSLEPMASWSGSPGLWAKLLQHHLQVLQPGVGFVQMGGNSFWELQTVADMFPSIKMPRFSILFYLFLAYLLIVAPLLFIMLKRMDRREWAWWIIPSIAIISSVAIFFIGASDKNSTLTHTVRTVELTGAGDGLQSGVTAVFSPAGGTVNVKFNEAQSLVPYPNDNGFGGSGGGVDDNALQTVYSGSQNAEVKWLEVPFWSTRKTYTDRALVTDTGQIQTVFDSEGQNSKISLTNKTAADMTDVHVLWNGLSYKVGDLKVGSSGSAAVRPKTTPYSGGYVDYASMMFPYPTNGRNDQYARERRLVNAYLNDSTNKGGAMLGSNQPVIIGFTESTQPWFEVNGKQVKSDTLTMWVQRITIDPVKGDRITLPYGMLPPNIKSTTMAQTESRSDGWMALTKGDLLFEYSLPAIQGAAYEKLSIAISTVSGQNQPALSIWNEREGKWAAVTGGGMNWEMKASDYVTAAGTINMKYTVSGDMRVETVMPQIALEGKVKKP; encoded by the coding sequence GTGCTGTCTTTCAGACGAACCACCACTTATGTTGCTTTGCTTGTCTGCTTGCTGACGATCTGGGCGCTTCCGATTGCGGGCATGCCGACAGGGAGAGTATATGCGGAATCGAACGGCGCCAAGAAAGGCATCGACATGCAGGCTTCCGTCGGGTATCAAGGAGTAGTCAAGGAGGGGCGATGGTTCCCCGTATTCTTCACATTAACGAATCAGACCGCTAACGATATTAGCGGTGAGCTGGTTATGTCGGTCAGGTCGCAGTGGAGCGGTCAGATGATCAACTACGCGGTCAAAGCCCAGCTGCCCAAGGATACGCCAATCCAGCTGTCCATAGCGCTGCCGGGGATGCCGCTGGCGAAGAATAACCATCATATCCGCTTTTATGAAGGTTCCTCAGAAACGGGCAAGCAGATCGCACTGACAGGTACGCAGAGCTATCTGACGAACACGATGACCTCGAACAACACAATCGGCGTCCTGGCCAGAGACCCGGATACGCTTAATTTTATGCCGACGCTGAACCAGCGGGGCTACAATATTCAAGTTTTGCCGATCGAACCGAATGAGCTGCCTGAAGATGCGCAGATGCTAGACGCGCTTGATATGCTCGTGCTGAATGACGTTTCATCCGACAGCTGGAGCCAAGCTCAGGTTGAGGCCATTACGAAGTGGGTCAAGCGCGGCGGAACGCTTATTGCAGCCGGTGGAGCAGGTTTCAGCAAGACAGCCGGTCCCTTAGCCGAGCTTATTCCTGTAACCGCTAACGGAACGCGCACGATTACATCAACGGCGGGATTAGCCGCCGCATCCGGAAAACCGCTCAAGCTGTCTTCGCCGCTAACGGTATCCGACGGAACAGCGAAGGAAGGCAGCCAGATTCTGCTGGAGGAAGAGGGCGTCCCGCTGGCCGTCAAATGGCCTGTAGGCACCGGCGAGGTCATGTACGTAGCCTTCGATCCTTCTCTGGAGCCGATGGCATCGTGGAGCGGAAGCCCGGGTTTGTGGGCAAAGCTGCTGCAGCATCATTTGCAGGTGCTGCAGCCTGGCGTCGGGTTTGTCCAGATGGGAGGAAACTCGTTCTGGGAGCTGCAGACCGTCGCGGACATGTTCCCTTCCATCAAGATGCCGCGTTTCTCGATCCTGTTCTATTTATTTCTGGCTTATCTGTTGATTGTGGCACCGCTGCTGTTCATCATGCTCAAACGTATGGACCGCCGGGAATGGGCCTGGTGGATCATTCCGTCCATTGCCATAATCAGCTCGGTTGCGATCTTCTTTATTGGCGCGTCGGACAAGAACAGCACACTGACGCATACGGTACGGACGGTCGAACTGACGGGAGCCGGGGATGGACTTCAGTCGGGCGTTACGGCCGTATTCTCCCCGGCAGGCGGAACGGTGAATGTGAAGTTCAATGAGGCGCAATCTCTTGTTCCCTACCCCAACGACAACGGATTCGGAGGATCGGGAGGCGGCGTTGACGACAATGCGCTGCAGACGGTATATTCCGGTTCGCAAAATGCCGAGGTCAAGTGGCTTGAGGTGCCATTCTGGTCGACGCGCAAAACGTATACGGACCGTGCGCTGGTGACGGATACGGGGCAAATTCAAACCGTCTTCGATTCCGAAGGGCAGAATAGCAAAATCAGTTTAACGAATAAGACGGCTGCCGACATGACCGACGTTCACGTGCTCTGGAACGGGCTTTCGTATAAAGTCGGCGATTTGAAGGTAGGCTCCTCCGGGTCGGCCGCCGTAAGACCTAAGACCACGCCATACTCAGGCGGGTATGTCGATTATGCTTCGATGATGTTCCCATATCCGACGAACGGCCGGAACGATCAATATGCGCGCGAGCGGAGACTTGTCAATGCTTACCTCAATGACAGCACGAACAAGGGAGGAGCCATGCTCGGGTCGAATCAGCCTGTCATAATCGGATTTACGGAGAGCACGCAGCCTTGGTTCGAGGTTAACGGCAAGCAAGTGAAGAGCGACACCTTAACGATGTGGGTGCAGCGGATTACGATCGACCCTGTGAAAGGCGACCGGATTACGCTTCCATACGGAATGCTTCCGCCGAACATCAAATCGACGACGATGGCCCAAACGGAAAGCCGCTCCGACGGCTGGATGGCGCTGACCAAAGGCGATCTCCTGTTTGAATATTCGTTGCCGGCCATTCAAGGCGCGGCATATGAGAAGCTGAGCATCGCGATATCCACGGTGAGCGGGCAGAATCAGCCTGCCTTGAGCATATGGAACGAGCGGGAAGGCAAGTGGGCTGCCGTGACGGGCGGCGGCATGAATTGGGAGATGAAGGCTTCGGACTACGTAACCGCCGCAGGTACGATAAACATGAAATATACCGTTAGCGGCGATATGAGAGTCGAGACGGTCATGCCGCAAATTGCGCTGGAAGGGAAGGTGAAGAAGCCATGA
- a CDS encoding ABC transporter ATP-binding protein, which yields MIEIRGLTKTFGSFQALKGIDLMIPKGCVFGFVGPNGAGKSTTMSILATLTVPTAGTAKVDGFDVTVHPKEVRKRIGYMPDFFGVYDQFKTTEYLHFYGASYGIPKAERDELIPQLLELVNLSDKKDAYVDTLSRGMKQRLCLARCLVHDPDLLILDEPASGLDPRARIEMREILKELKSMGKTIIISSHILPELAEMVDEIGVIEHGQLVAKGNIADIQSRLRVNRVLYIRLLGDLEEAERFLREQPHIGRLMRDEHGIHVHYEGQDEEQAGLIRSLVENGFRVVSFSEAQTNLEDVFLEITKGGDSTQ from the coding sequence ATGATTGAGATCCGCGGACTGACGAAAACATTCGGTTCATTCCAGGCTTTGAAAGGTATCGATCTCATGATTCCAAAAGGATGCGTATTCGGCTTCGTCGGGCCGAACGGGGCGGGCAAATCGACGACCATGTCGATTCTGGCAACGCTGACCGTGCCTACTGCCGGAACGGCGAAGGTGGACGGCTTCGATGTAACCGTTCATCCGAAGGAAGTTCGCAAGCGGATCGGTTATATGCCGGACTTCTTCGGCGTCTACGATCAGTTCAAGACGACGGAATATTTGCACTTCTATGGAGCAAGCTACGGCATTCCGAAGGCGGAGCGGGATGAATTGATCCCTCAGCTGCTGGAGCTCGTGAACTTGAGCGACAAGAAGGATGCTTATGTCGATACACTATCAAGAGGGATGAAGCAGCGGCTATGTCTGGCCCGTTGTCTCGTACATGATCCGGACTTGTTGATTCTGGACGAACCGGCTTCCGGTCTCGATCCGCGGGCGCGCATCGAAATGCGCGAAATTTTGAAAGAGCTTAAGTCGATGGGGAAAACGATCATTATCTCGTCGCATATTTTGCCGGAGCTGGCGGAGATGGTCGATGAAATCGGCGTTATCGAGCATGGGCAGCTCGTGGCGAAGGGCAACATTGCCGATATTCAAAGCCGTCTGCGCGTGAACCGGGTGCTGTATATCCGATTGCTTGGCGATCTGGAGGAAGCGGAGCGCTTCCTAAGGGAGCAGCCGCATATCGGCCGGCTGATGCGTGACGAGCATGGCATCCATGTCCACTATGAAGGACAGGACGAGGAGCAGGCCGGTCTCATTCGAAGCCTGGTGGAAAACGGCTTCCGGGTCGTTTCGTTCAGCGAAGCGCAGACGAACCTGGAGGATGTATTCCTTGAAATTACGAAAGGGGGCGACAGTACGCAATGA
- a CDS encoding ABC transporter permease produces MSRNSIGGGLRSWRSKLINPVLDKEFRLRMRTPRSMWSLFFYLFVIGGLAFAFIYVTTVLSNRGSSVFDPGQSRMMFYFISAVQLGLIAFMAPGLTAGVISGEREKQTLSLLLTTQQSSATIVLSKLASSLSFMLLLVTATMPVYSVVFLYGGISPRQMAIVFLFYVFLMVTLGSLGMLFSTLFKRTMVSVIVTYGTTLFIFGGTGFIYLLVEQIMQELNRGSATYNPSSYGWVGHIAAWNPIAALLSIFDTGITKQVFHLNTGQKRLDLWKEFIMIYSVISVAAIALSIRYIRPVYKRSKRNK; encoded by the coding sequence ATGAGCCGGAACTCAATAGGCGGAGGACTGCGTAGTTGGCGCAGCAAACTGATTAACCCGGTGCTCGATAAGGAGTTCCGGCTGCGCATGCGGACCCCCCGTTCGATGTGGTCGTTATTCTTCTATTTGTTCGTGATCGGCGGCCTCGCGTTCGCGTTCATCTACGTTACCACCGTGCTTTCGAACCGGGGAAGCTCGGTCTTCGATCCCGGCCAGAGCCGGATGATGTTCTATTTTATCAGTGCCGTACAGCTTGGTTTGATTGCTTTCATGGCTCCAGGCCTAACGGCCGGCGTCATCAGCGGGGAGAGGGAGAAGCAGACGCTGAGCCTGCTCCTTACGACGCAGCAGAGCTCGGCGACGATCGTTCTGAGCAAGCTGGCTTCTTCGCTAAGCTTCATGCTGCTGCTCGTTACGGCTACGATGCCGGTATACAGCGTCGTCTTCTTGTATGGCGGCATTTCGCCTCGGCAGATGGCGATCGTGTTCTTGTTCTACGTGTTTCTGATGGTGACGCTGGGCTCGTTGGGCATGCTGTTTTCCACGCTGTTCAAGCGTACGATGGTATCGGTCATCGTTACGTACGGCACGACGCTGTTCATATTTGGCGGAACGGGCTTCATCTATTTGCTGGTGGAGCAGATCATGCAGGAGCTGAACCGCGGCAGTGCCACCTACAATCCATCCTCTTACGGCTGGGTCGGCCATATAGCGGCATGGAATCCGATTGCCGCGCTGCTTAGCATCTTTGATACAGGCATAACGAAACAGGTGTTTCACCTGAATACCGGTCAGAAGCGCCTGGATCTATGGAAAGAGTTCATTATGATATACAGCGTTATTTCGGTCGCCGCCATAGCGCTCAGCATTCGGTATATCCGTCCCGTCTATAAACGGAGCAAGCGAAACAAGTAA
- a CDS encoding AAA family ATPase: MLETKAQLGEAMETINAIKREIGRVIVGQESSVEQLLWAILAGGHALLEGIPGLGKTMLVRTVADTLDLHFTRIQFTPDLMPSDITGTNLVEFGTQGQTSYRFQQGPIFGNIVLADEINRATPKTQSALLEAMQEKTVTAGGQTYPLPKPFFVLATQNPIEQEGTYPLPEAQLDRFLLKIDVTYPTRDELRLIVQRTTSPSQDTAQRIVSAEQLTELQAFAKEVLVSEDVLDRAVKLLMMTHPEEADAPDIVKQHVRFGSGPRGIQSVIAASKVRALASGRLHVSWQDIRVTAVPALRHRIVLGYEGQAMGIRTDDIVNTILDALEAVR, from the coding sequence ATGCTTGAAACGAAAGCGCAGCTCGGGGAAGCGATGGAGACGATAAACGCGATCAAGCGGGAAATCGGCCGTGTCATCGTCGGTCAGGAATCGAGCGTCGAGCAGCTGCTCTGGGCGATCCTTGCAGGCGGACACGCGCTGCTGGAAGGGATACCGGGCCTCGGCAAGACGATGCTCGTGCGGACGGTGGCCGATACGCTCGACCTGCATTTTACGCGTATTCAGTTCACGCCGGATTTGATGCCGTCCGATATTACAGGGACGAATCTGGTGGAGTTCGGCACCCAAGGACAGACGTCTTACCGGTTCCAGCAGGGACCGATCTTCGGCAATATCGTGCTTGCAGACGAAATCAACCGTGCGACCCCGAAGACGCAAAGTGCCCTGCTCGAGGCGATGCAGGAAAAGACGGTGACGGCAGGCGGGCAAACGTATCCGCTGCCCAAACCATTCTTCGTGCTGGCGACGCAGAATCCGATCGAGCAGGAGGGCACTTATCCGCTGCCCGAAGCGCAGCTGGACCGATTCCTGCTAAAAATCGACGTGACTTACCCGACCCGCGACGAGCTGAGGCTGATCGTGCAGCGGACGACGTCTCCGAGCCAGGATACGGCGCAGCGAATCGTATCTGCCGAGCAGCTGACGGAGCTGCAGGCCTTTGCCAAGGAGGTGCTCGTCTCGGAGGACGTGCTCGACCGTGCTGTGAAGCTGCTCATGATGACGCATCCGGAGGAAGCGGATGCGCCTGACATCGTGAAGCAGCATGTCCGCTTCGGATCCGGACCGCGCGGCATTCAATCCGTCATTGCGGCCAGCAAAGTGAGAGCGCTGGCTTCGGGCAGACTTCATGTCTCGTGGCAGGATATCCGGGTAACCGCCGTTCCCGCGCTGCGCCACAGAATTGTACTGGGGTACGAGGGACAGGCAATGGGGATCCGGACGGATGATATTGTAAACACCATTCTGGATGCGCTGGAGGCCGTGCGATGA